The sequence TATCTCGCGTTCCGCCTGGAGGGAGAGTGCTACGCGGTGCCCATCCGCGCCGTGCGCGAAATCTCCAAGGTGCCCCCGCTGACGGAGATTCCCCGCGCGGAGCCGCAGTTGCTCGGCGTCATGAACCTGCGAGGCGAGCTGCTCCCGGCCTATGACATCAAGGTGCGGCTGCGCCTGGCGGAGCGGGCCCCTGTCGTCGCGGGCCCGGAGGCGCCTCCGCCGCCGCGCGATGCCCGCATCCTCGTGCTGCGCACCGAGTCCGGCCCGGCCGGCGTCTGGGTGGACAGCGTCACCGGCGTGGTGCGGCTGAAGCCCTCCATGCTGGAGCCCGCGCCGCCGGGGCTGCGCACGGGTGAAAGGGACTGCGTGGTGGGCATCGGCCGGCGGGGGCCCACGCTCTACATCCTCCTCGACCCGGAACAGGCGCTCGCTTCATGAAGGACCCGGTCAACCTCCTGGCGCGCCGGCCGCGCGCGGTGCTGGACGCTCCCGCCGACGAGGCGGACACGCTCGTGCAGCTCTGCGCCTTCTTCGTGGGCAACGAGGAGTACGTGCTGGACATCATGCGCGTGGAGGAAATCCTCCCGTCCCAGCGAATCACGCCCATTCCCCATGCGCCGTCCTTCGTGGAAGGCGTGCTGCACCTGCGCGGCGTCATCCTCCCCGTGGTGGACCTGCGCCGCCGGCTGCTGGGACAGGCGACGCCGGAGACGCCGAAGATGCGGCTCCTGGTGTGCAAGCTGGGGCAGCGCCGCGTGGCCGTGCGCGTGGACCGGATGGCGGAGGTGCTGCGGGTGCGCAAGGGCGACATCAAGCCGGCGCCCGCGCTGATGGTGGCGGGACGCTCGCCCTTCGTGGTGGGCGTGTGCGGACCGCCGGACCGGCTCCGGCTGTTGTTGGACTTGAAGGCCTTGTTGCGCGCGGAGCTGGAGCGCGAGTCGACGCGGAGACCCGAATGAGCTTTCAGGAGAGCGCGCGCATCGATTTGGAGTCGCTCGAAGGGCACCGCCGCATCCTCGGCATCATCTTCGTCGTGCTGAATGCGCTGACGCTCCTGGGGATGCTGGCGTTCGCGGCCTTCGCCATCATCCTGGGCATGGTGGGGACGAGGCACGTCCGCGCGGACGAGCGCGACATGCTGACCGTCATCACGCTGGGCGTCACCGGGTGCCTGTCCGTGATGGCGCTGCCGGGGCTCTTCACCGGCATCGGCCTCCTGAGGCGCCGGCCCTGGTCCCGGGCGCTGGCGCTGGTGTTGGGCATCCTCGCCATCCCCAACATCCCGCTGGGGACGGCCCTGGGCATCTACGCCATCTGGTTCTACACGCAGTCGGGGTCCGACCAGGTCTTCGAATGAACCCGTTGCCCGAGTTCCCCGCGGAGGAGGCCCGCTATCGCGCGCTCCAGGAGCTGGACCCTCGGGCGGCGGGAGCGCTGGAGGTGCTCGTCACCGGCCTCCATGACGAGAGCTGGCGCGTGCGCCACGTGGCGGCGGAGGCCCTCAAGCGGCTGCCGTCCTCGCGCGAGGTGGCCGAGCGCCTCATCCGCGTGCTGGGCGAGCGGGGCGAGACGGGCGCACGCAACGCGGCGGCGGAGGCGCTGGCCGGCCTGGGCGGCGCGGCGCTGGGCCCGCTGGTGACGCTGCTGGGCCACCCGGACCCGGACCAGCGCAAGTTCGCGGCGGACATCCTCGGGCAGCTCGGGCTGCGCGCCGCGGAGCTGCCGCTGGTGCAGGCGCTGGAGGACCCGGACCTCAACGTGCGGGTGGCCGTGTCCGAGGCGCTGGGGCGCGTGGGCGGTGAGCACTCGGCGCGCGCGCTGGAGGGGCTGCTGACGGATGCGGAGTCGCTGCTGCGGCTGTCCGCGTTGGAGGGGCTCGCGCTGTTGCGCAGGCCGCCGCCCCTGCCCGTGGTGCTGGCGATGCTGGAGGACACGCGGCTGCAGCGCAGCGCCTTCCGCGTGCTGGGGCTGGTGCCGGAGGTGGTGGCCACGGAGCGCATCTGCCAGGGGCTGGCGTCGCCGGTGCGCTCCGTGCGCGAGGCGGCGCTGGGCGCGCTGGGCACGCAGGTGGCGCTGGTGGAGCCGGCGCGGCGCGGAGAAGTCGAGGCGGTGGTGCGCGCGGCGCTGCGCCGGCTGCCGGACGCGGCGCAGCGGCTGGTTCAGGCGCTGGAGTGCGAGGACGTGACGGTGCGCTCGGGCGCGCTGGTGTCCGCGGCCGCTCTGGGCGAGGCGTCGCTGGCGCTGCCGGTGGCGGAGGCGGCGCGGGAGGACCGGCTGCTGCGCGAGGTGCTGAACACGCTGGGCCGGCTGGGGCCGGAGGGCGGGCGCGCGCTGCTGGCCCACATGGCGGACCTGTCCTCGCCGGCCCGCGCGGCGGCGGCCGAGGCGCTGGCTGATTTGGTGGACCCCGGCTCGGTGACGGCGCTGTGCGCGCTGCTGGAGTGGGCGGAGGACGACCTGCGCGCGGTGGTGGTGCGAGCGCTGGGGCGCACGCGCTCTCCGGAGGCGGTGCCGCCGCTGGTGGACCTGCTGGTGGCCCCGTCCCTGGCGGGCGCGGCGACGCGGGCCCTGGGCGTGCTGGCGGGCAGCAACCGGACGGCGGTGCTGGAGGCGCTGGAAGAGGCCGTCACGCGCCGGGCGACGTCGGCGGCGGTGGCGGCGCTGGCCCGGGTGGGCGGTGCGCCCGCGCTGCCGGCGCTGCGGCAACTGGCCCGGGACGCGGAGCCCACCTGGCGCGCGGCGGCGGTGGAGGCCGCGGGCGAGGTGGACGGCGCGGTGGGCCGTGAGCTGGCGCGCGCCGCGCTGGCGGACGAGGCGGTGCAGGTGCGCGCCGCCGGAGTGCGCGCCATGGGCCGGCTGGGCGGGCCCGAGGCGGGAGCGCTGCTGCGCCCCGCGCTGCACGACGAGGACGCGTCCGTGCGCCTGGCCGCGGTGGAGGCGGTGGGCGAGAGCGGCGCGACGGACCGGGCCTCGGAGCTGGAGGCCCTGGTGCGCCATCCGGACGGAGCGCTGGCCGTCGCGGCGGTGCGCGCGCTGGCGCGGCTGGGCATGGCGGGCCCCGGCGTGCTGATGGATGCCGCGGCCCACCCCGACGCGGAGGTGGTGAAGGCGGCGCTGTCCGCGGGCGCATTGAGCGCGGTGGGCGTCGAGCTGGCGGTGGCGCTGCTGGGGCACCCGCGCTGGGACGTGCGCGCGGCGGCGGCCCGGGTGCTGGGGGATGCGGGCGGGCCGGAGCGACTGGACGTGGCACGAAGGGCACTGGAGGCGGAAGCGGACGCCCTGGCGCGGCAGACCCTCTCCGACGCGGTGGAGCGCCTGTCCCGGCGCTGAGGAGAGACCGCGTGCCCCGCTTCGACGACAGCCGTCCGGAGATGTCCCTGGAGGAGTTCCGCCTCCTCCGGGACCACGTGTACTCGCACTGCGGCATCCTCGTGCACGAGGACATGAAGTTCGTCATGGAGCGCCGGCTGTGGCCGCGGCTGGAGGCGCTGGGCCTGCCGGACTTCGGCGCCTACCACCGCTACCTGCGCTACGACGCGCAGAGGCACGCGGAGCTGGAGGCGGCCGTCGAGGCGCTCACCACACACGAGACGTACTTCTTCCGCGAGCCCTCGCAGCTCAAGGCCTTCTGCGACGAGCTGCTGCCGGTGCTGGAGAAGCGCAACAGCCGCTTGAAGCGGCTGCGGCTGTGGTCGGCGGGGTGCTCGTCCGGCGAGGAGGCCTACACGCTGGCGATGCTCCTCAAGGACAGCCGCCGCTTCGACGACTGGGACGTGGAGGTGTACGGCACGGACATCTCGCGGCGCGTGCTGTCCATGGCTCGGCGCGCGGAGTACGGGGCGTCCGCGCTGCGCGCCACGTCGGCGGACCTGCTCGAGCGTCACTTCCAGCCGGCGGGCAACAACCGCGTGCGCGTGCGCGACGAGGTTCGCTCCTGGGTCTCCTTCGGCCACCACAACCTGCTGGACGAGACGGGCAGCCAGCTGGTGCCGCGCATGGACGTGGTGTTCTGCCGCAACGTGATGATCTACTTCGACCAGGCCGCGCGCCGCCGGGTGTTGCGCATCGTCCGGGACAGGCTGGTGCCCGGGGGCTACCTGCTGCTGGGCCACTCGGAGAACCTCCTGAACCTGGGCGCCGACTTCGAGCTGGTCCACCTGCAAGGGGACCTCGTGTACCGCCGGCCGGAGCTGCCGGGCCTGACGACGACGGGCGGGGAGGGGAGATGAGCGCTCAGGACGCCATCAACGTGCTCGTCATCGACGACTCGGCGCACAACCGCCACACGCTCACCACGCTGCTGGAGTCCGCGCCCGACGTGCGTGTCATGGACCGCGCGGCCGACGGCGAGGAGGGGCTGAAGAAGGTCCTCGAGCTGAAGCCGGACGTGGTGACGTTGGATTTGGAGATGCCGAAGCTGGGGGGCTACACCTTCCTGCGGCTGCTGATGCGCACGGTGCCCACGCCCGTCATCGTCATCTCCAGCTACTCGCACAAGTCGGACGTGTTCAAGGCGCTGGAGCTGGGCGCGTTCGACTTCATCGCCAAGCCGCCGCGAGGCACGCGCGAGGCGCTGGAGGGGCTGCGCAACGAATTGCTCGAGAAGGTGCGCGCGGCGCGGCACGTGCGGCCCGGGCAGCGTCACGCGGCGCCGGGCGCGAGGGCCATGGCGGTGGCGGGCGAGCTGCCGCTGGTGGTGGCGGTGGGCGCGTCCACGGGCGGGCCTCCCGCGGTGCAGCGCATCCTGGAAGGCCTGGCCGCGGAGCCGACGCCGTGCGTGCTGGTGAGCCAGCACATGCCCTCGCAATTCACACGCGCCTTCGCCGAACGTCTGGACCGCATCGGCCCGTTCACGGTGACGGAGGCGTGTGACGGGGACGTGGTGCAGCCGGGGCACGTGTACATCGCTCCGGGTGGGCGACACATGGTGGTGGCCGAGCGGGGCACGAAGCTGGAGCTGCACACGCCGCCGCCGACGCCGCTGGACAAGTACGCGCCCAGCGTGGACCGGCTCTTCTGCAGCGTGGCGCAGGTGCTGGGGCCGCGCGCACTGGCGGTGGTGCTGACGGGCATGGGCGCGGACGGCGCGGAGGGCGCGCGCGAGGTGGCGCGCGTGGGTGGCGAGGTCTGGGCCGAGTCCGAGGAGACAGCGGTGGTGTTCGGCATGCCGGGCGAGGCCATCGCCACGGGGGCGGTGAAGCGGGTGTTGCGGCTGGGAGAGATGGGCCCCGCGCTGGCCGCCCTGGCGCGGCGCAAGCGGTAGCGGCTCTCGCTGCTTTTTCAACGGAGTGGCGGAAGTCCTGACGCTCGGAGTGTCACCTGGAAGTCCGGAGACGGCGCGGAAGGTGCGGCCGGAGGACAGGGCTCCCCGCGGGGCCGGTGCTTCCCTTCAGTGGCCGATTGGCCCGGGTGGTAGTCTTTGAAGGCTATGACGCAGCAGATCCGAGCGCTGGTGGTGGACGACTCGCAGGCGATGCGGCGCAGCATCATGTACGCCCTGCAGCGCATCAGCGGCATGGTCTGCACCGAGGCCCAGGACGGAGCTGACGGGCTGAAGAAGCTGACGCAGGGCCAGTTCGACGTGGTGCTGACGGACATCAACATGCCGCTGATGGACGGGCTCAAGCTCATCAGCCACATCCGCCAGGCGACGGACCACCGGCACGTGCCCATCGTCGTCATCACCACGGAGAGCGCGGCGGCGGACCGCGAGCGCGCCATGAAGCTGGGCGCGAGCGCGTACCTCGTGAAACCCGTGCAGGCGAAGGTGGTGATGGATACCGTTCGGGACGTGCTGAAGCTGGACTGAGGGCCGCCCCACGCATGGATGCTGTGCTGGAAGTCGACGGGCTGGAGAAGGTCTACGGTGACGTGAGGGCCGTGCGAGGGCTCTCCTTCTCGGTGGCGCCGGGGGAAATCCTCGGCCTCGTCGGGCCCAATGGAGCGGGGAAGACGTCCACGCTGCGGTGTCTCGCGGGCATCCTTCCGCCCAGCGCGGGGCGCATCGCGGTGGCGGGGAACGACTTGAAGCAGCGGACGGTGGAGGCGAAGCGCGCGCTGGCCTTCCTGCCGGACGAGCCGCGCTTCTTCGACTACCTCACGGTGTGGGAGCACCTGAACTTCACTGCGCGGCTCTACGGGGTGGAGGACTGGGAGGCGCGGGGCAGGGCGCTGCTGGAGGAGATGGAGCTGTCCGGCAAGGAGAAGGCGCTGCCGGGCGAGCTGTCGCGGGGCATGAAGCAGAAGCTGTCCATTGCGTGCGGCTTCCTGCACTCGCCGAAGCTCATCCTCCTGGACGAGCCGCTCACGGGATTGGACCCCATCGGCATCCGGAGGATGAAGGCCTCGCTGCGGCGCCGCGCGGAGGAGGGCTCGGCGCTGGTGTTGTCCTCGCATCTGCTGCCGCTGGTGGAGGAGCTGTGTCACCGGCTGCTGGTGATTGCGGGAGGTCGCGCGGTGGCGCTGGGCACGCTGCCGGAGATTCGCGCGAGGCTCACCGGCCCGGAGTCGGAAGGCGTGTCGCTGGAGGAGCTCTTCATCCGCATCACCAGCGCGGCGACGGAGCCTGGGATGTCGTCGCCGTGAGCTTCCCTCGTGCGGTGCTGTTCCTCTGGACCGCATCGCTGCGCAATCGCATCTGGCGCCAGCTCGCGCGGTTGCGCCATCCGCGCTACCTGCTCGGGCTGGCGGTGGCGCTCGTGTATCTGTACTCGGCCGTCACCCGCACCGTGGGCTCGCGGAGTCTCGGAGGCCTGCCCGGTGGGCCCAGACTGTTCGCGGAGCTGTCGTTGGTGGGCTCCGTACTGGGCACGGTGTTCGCCGCGTGGGTGCTGGGCAAGGACCAGCCGTCCCTCACCTTCACCGAGACAGAGGTGGTGCAGCTCTTCCCCGCGCCCGTCACCCGGCGCGCGCTGCTGCACTACAAGCTCATGCGTGGCCTCATGGGCGCGACAGCGGGCGCGCTGTTCGCAACGCTGTTCATCGGCCGGGTGGTGAGCGGCACGCCGGTGCTCTTCTTCCTCGGCGCAAGCCTCGCGCTCGGCACGCTGTACCTGCACACCACGGCGGCGGCCTTCACGCGCACGCGATTGGCGGCCCGAGGTCCCTGGGGCCTCGTGTTGCGCTGGGGCGGGGTGGCCCTGGTGCTCGTGGCGGTGGCGGCGGCGATGCTCTCCGCCCTCCGCGCGCACCCCTTCCCCGAGGAAATCTCCTCGTCGCGCGACCTGCGCGTCTGGCTGCAAGCCATGATGGACTCACCGGGCCTGGCCGCGGTGCTGATGCCGGGCCGTGTGCTGGTGGAACCGTCGCTCGCGGGCAGCATGAGTGGCTTCCTGCACGCGCTGCCCCCGGTGCTCGCCCTGGCGGCGGCGCACTACGCCTGGGTGGTGCTGGTGGAGGTGCCCTTCGAGGAGGCGGCGGTGGTGCGCGCCGAGACGCGCGCGAAGGAGCGCGCGCTGCGCGCATCGGGACAGCGTTCTGGCACGTACACGCTGCGCAAGCCGCCCTTCCGGCTGCTGGCGCGAGGGCGGCCAGAAGTCGCGCTCGTCTGGAAGAACCTCATCGCCCGCAAGCGCATGGCGGGAGGCTTCGCCGTCTTCGCCCTGTTCATCGTGTTCGGCGGCGCTATCGCCGCGCTGCTGGGGGACGCACGTCTCTTCACGGACACGCGGCGCGTGGTGGGGCCGCTGATGCTGACGTTGGCTGTTCTGCTGACGGTGGTGGGCCCGAGCGCCTTCCGCATGGACCTGCGGATGGACCTGCCGAAGCTCGACCTGCTGCGTGCCCTGCCGCTGACGGGACGGCAGGTGGTGGGCGCGGAGCTGGCGGCGTCCGCGCTGTCGGTGGCCGGCCTCCAGCTCTCGCTGCTGGCGGTGGCGCTGCTGATGGGGCCCGGCACGGAGGAGTCGCAGTTGGGCGAATGGTGGTGGCCGGGCGGACTGGGGCTGGCGGTGCTGTTGCCCTCGCTGTCGCTGGCCGGGCTCTTCGTGCAGAACGCGGCGGTGGTGTTGTTCCCTGCCTGGGTACCGGCGGATGCGGGCCAGCGGGTGCGCGGCCTGGAGGCCATGGGCCAGCGATTGCTCACGATGCTGGGCACGCTGGTGGTGACGATGGCGGGACTGGTGCCGGCGACGCTGGTGGCGCTGCTGGTGGGCCTGCCGCTGTACCCGGCGCTGGAGGAATGGACGCTCCCGCTCTCGGCCCTCGGCGCGGCCGTCGTACTGGTGGGGGAGGTGGCCCTGGGCGTGGTGGCCCTGGGCCGTGCCTTCGAGAGCCTGGACGTGTCCGAGGAAAGACCCGAGTAGGCACGGGCCCGTCCGTTCGTGGACGCTCGCGTGCTTTCGTCCTGCGCCTCCCGCGCGCGCCGGTTATTTCGAGCGCCCCTGAGGAGGAATCACGCATGAAGGTCGGATTCATCGGACTGGGGAACATGGGCCTGCCCATGGCGAAGAACCTGCTCGCCGCGGGGCACGAGCTGACGGTGTGGAACCGCACGCAGGCCAAGGCCGGGCCGCTGCGCGAGAAGGGGGCACGCGTGGCCAACACTCCCGCGGAGGCCGCGCGCGGCGCGGACGTCGTCATCAGCATGCTCGCGGATGACCACGCCGTGCAGGATGCCGTCCTCGGAAAGGATGGCGCGCACGCGGGGCTGGGGAAGGGCGCCGTGCACGTCTCCTCCAGCACCATCTCCGTGGCCCTCTCCGAGAAGCTGACGGAAGCCCACGCGAGCGCGGGTCAGGGCTACGTCTCCGCGCCCGTGTTCGGCCGTCCCGAGGCCGCGGACGCGAAGCAACTCTGGGTCATCACCTCCGGCCCCAGAGCGGACGTGGAGCGCGTCCGTCCACTGCTGGAGGTCCTGGGCCGGGGCCTCACCGTGCTGGGCGAGAAGCCCTCCGCCGCCAACGTGGTGAAGCTGTCCGGCAACTTCCTCATCGCGTCCATGATGGAGGCGCTCAGCGAGGCCTTCGCCCTCACGCGCAAGTCCGGCATCGAGCCGAAGCTCTTCCTCGAGGTGTTCCAGTCCGTCTTCGCGCGCGCCCCCATCTTCGAGCGCTACGCGCAGCTCATCGCCGAGGAGAAGTACTCGCCCCCGGGCTTCACCATGAAGCTGGGCCTCAAGGACGTGGGGCTCGTGCTGGACGCCGGCCGAGGCGCCGAGGTGCCCATGCCCCTGGCCAGCCTCCTGAGAGACCAGTACCTCGGTGGCGTCGCGCAGGGACACGGCGACCTCGACTGGTCCGCCATTGGCGCGCTGGTGGCGGAGCGCGCGGGCTTGAAGAAGCGCTGACCCGGGTGCCCACGGCCCCGCCTCTGTAAGCCCGAGGACGTCCTTTTTCGCGGGACATCGCCGGGCGTATTGCGCTCCAGCGAGCCCGTCGTGTTCTGCTGCAACACGGGGCTCGCGTCGCAGCCGGGCTCCCAGGTGAACATCCACTGGAGCCTCGGGGACGCGAGCGATGCTGACGGAGAACCGCCTCAAGAAGTCCATTCGCGACGGGACGCTCGCCCTGGGCCTGACGAGCGTGCTGCCGCTGCCGACGCTGGTGGAGTTGGTGGGGTACGCGGGCTACGACTTCGTCATCCTCGACCAGGAGCACGCCCCCGTGGGGCCGGAGCTCTTGGAGAACCTCATCCGGGCCGCCGAGTGCGCCGGCATCACCCCGCTGGTGCGCGTACCCTCGTCCGCGCCGGAAGCCATCTCCCGCGCGCTGGACGCGGGGGCGCTGGGCGTGGTGGTGCCGCGTGTGCGCAGCCGGGAAGAGGCGGAGGCCGTGGTGCGGGCCTCGCGCTTCCACCCCAAGGGAGACCGGAGCCTTGGCGACGGGCGGCCCACGGGCTTCGGCCGGATGGCGCTGCCGGAGTACGCCACGCGCGCCAACCGTCAAATCCTGGTGGTGGTGAGCATCGACGACCGCGCGGGCGTGGACGCGCTGGACTCCATCGTCACCGTCGAGGGCATCGACCTGGTGATGGAGGGCGCCGTGGCCCTGTCGCAGTCGTATGGGGTGCCGGGGAAGCTGGACCACCCGGACGTGCAGGCGGCCATCCGCAAGGTGGCGCAGGCCTGTCGGGGCAATGGGGTGTCCTACTGCGCCACGCCCCGCCTGCCTGACGAGGCGGAGCGCTGGCAGCGGGAAGGTGTGGCCGCGCTGCTCCTGGGGGATGACAGGAGCCTCACCTTCCGCGCGCTCCAGGCGCGCTTGGACAACGTGCGCCTGGAGCTCACCACTCAGTAGCGGTGCGGCCTACTTGCGGCCGTCCGTCTCCAGCGTGGGGATGGGGAAGCGCTCGTGCGGCGCGAAGCTGGGGTCCAGCTCGCGGGGGAGCGTGTCCAGCTTGTTGTAGCGACGCAGGTCAATCCAGCGGTGGCCACCCTCGAACAGGAGCGAGTACCGCTTCTGCTTCAGCAGCTCGTCCAGGGCGTTCGCCGCGGTGATGTCCAGCTTCGCCGGCAGGCGACCGGAGCGGGTGCGGATGTAGTTGATGTCATCCGCCGCCGGACCGATGTTGCCCAGGCCGAGGTTGGCCTCCGCGCGCAGGAGGATGAGCTCCTCGTTGCGGATGAGGGGCACCGGAGAGTCCGCGCTCGGGTAGAGCGTGAACTTCAGGTCCGTGGACAGCTTGCCGTCCGCCGCCTTCACGGGCTCGGCCAGCTTCTTCGTCTTGCGCGTCACGCGGTCGTCAATCTGCCCGTTCGCCTGGTTCTCCGCGTCCGTGACGATGGACGGATGCGCGTAGATGGTCTGGCTGAGCAGGTTGTTGTCCAGGTCGCCCGAGGCCGCGCGGAACGTCTGGAACACGCCGCGGTTGAGCGAGGCCAGGGCCGCGCCCTTCGCACCGTCATCCGCGGGGATGCTGGTGTCGATGAACGACTGGCTCAGCGCAGTCAGCGCGTCGTCGTAGTGGCCCTGGTACACGGCCACGCGGGCCTTCAGCGCGCGGTTGAACTTCAGGAA comes from Pyxidicoccus parkwaysis and encodes:
- a CDS encoding RagB/SusD family nutrient uptake outer membrane protein, whose protein sequence is MKTMYSTKKAVVMLAAVLGLGGCGGLDVTDLDNVSLDDFRDNPTPSRVNSAATGLLIGNRVGLAAQNGYVAELGVIGREAFVFDPAEPRTVEELLGPDLDPGGPAFGGNFWTNPYANIRNANTLLAAVTKVAGPSDAEKEAIRGFTKTIMALDFLVVINTRDTNGAAIAVDLPLGELAPIESKEKVFDHISSLLDEAAAHLTAAGETNFPFTLSTGFNMNAGETSDDFNTPATFLKFNRALKARVAVYQGHYDDALTALSQSFIDTSIPADDGAKGAALASLNRGVFQTFRAASGDLDNNLLSQTIYAHPSIVTDAENQANGQIDDRVTRKTKKLAEPVKAADGKLSTDLKFTLYPSADSPVPLIRNEELILLRAEANLGLGNIGPAADDINYIRTRSGRLPAKLDITAANALDELLKQKRYSLLFEGGHRWIDLRRYNKLDTLPRELDPSFAPHERFPIPTLETDGRK
- a CDS encoding chemotaxis protein CheW gives rise to the protein MSRFAELLDDFFYRPDEDVAGLHDFAAGSDGAQASAPEEVPEEYLAFRLEGECYAVPIRAVREISKVPPLTEIPRAEPQLLGVMNLRGELLPAYDIKVRLRLAERAPVVAGPEAPPPPRDARILVLRTESGPAGVWVDSVTGVVRLKPSMLEPAPPGLRTGERDCVVGIGRRGPTLYILLDPEQALAS
- a CDS encoding HpcH/HpaI aldolase family protein, with protein sequence MLTENRLKKSIRDGTLALGLTSVLPLPTLVELVGYAGYDFVILDQEHAPVGPELLENLIRAAECAGITPLVRVPSSAPEAISRALDAGALGVVVPRVRSREEAEAVVRASRFHPKGDRSLGDGRPTGFGRMALPEYATRANRQILVVVSIDDRAGVDALDSIVTVEGIDLVMEGAVALSQSYGVPGKLDHPDVQAAIRKVAQACRGNGVSYCATPRLPDEAERWQREGVAALLLGDDRSLTFRALQARLDNVRLELTTQ
- the cheB gene encoding chemotaxis-specific protein-glutamate methyltransferase CheB, whose translation is MSAQDAINVLVIDDSAHNRHTLTTLLESAPDVRVMDRAADGEEGLKKVLELKPDVVTLDLEMPKLGGYTFLRLLMRTVPTPVIVISSYSHKSDVFKALELGAFDFIAKPPRGTREALEGLRNELLEKVRAARHVRPGQRHAAPGARAMAVAGELPLVVAVGASTGGPPAVQRILEGLAAEPTPCVLVSQHMPSQFTRAFAERLDRIGPFTVTEACDGDVVQPGHVYIAPGGRHMVVAERGTKLELHTPPPTPLDKYAPSVDRLFCSVAQVLGPRALAVVLTGMGADGAEGAREVARVGGEVWAESEETAVVFGMPGEAIATGAVKRVLRLGEMGPALAALARRKR
- a CDS encoding chemotaxis protein CheW, with the protein product MKDPVNLLARRPRAVLDAPADEADTLVQLCAFFVGNEEYVLDIMRVEEILPSQRITPIPHAPSFVEGVLHLRGVILPVVDLRRRLLGQATPETPKMRLLVCKLGQRRVAVRVDRMAEVLRVRKGDIKPAPALMVAGRSPFVVGVCGPPDRLRLLLDLKALLRAELERESTRRPE
- a CDS encoding CheR family methyltransferase, which translates into the protein MPRFDDSRPEMSLEEFRLLRDHVYSHCGILVHEDMKFVMERRLWPRLEALGLPDFGAYHRYLRYDAQRHAELEAAVEALTTHETYFFREPSQLKAFCDELLPVLEKRNSRLKRLRLWSAGCSSGEEAYTLAMLLKDSRRFDDWDVEVYGTDISRRVLSMARRAEYGASALRATSADLLERHFQPAGNNRVRVRDEVRSWVSFGHHNLLDETGSQLVPRMDVVFCRNVMIYFDQAARRRVLRIVRDRLVPGGYLLLGHSENLLNLGADFELVHLQGDLVYRRPELPGLTTTGGEGR
- a CDS encoding HEAT repeat domain-containing protein, translating into MNPLPEFPAEEARYRALQELDPRAAGALEVLVTGLHDESWRVRHVAAEALKRLPSSREVAERLIRVLGERGETGARNAAAEALAGLGGAALGPLVTLLGHPDPDQRKFAADILGQLGLRAAELPLVQALEDPDLNVRVAVSEALGRVGGEHSARALEGLLTDAESLLRLSALEGLALLRRPPPLPVVLAMLEDTRLQRSAFRVLGLVPEVVATERICQGLASPVRSVREAALGALGTQVALVEPARRGEVEAVVRAALRRLPDAAQRLVQALECEDVTVRSGALVSAAALGEASLALPVAEAAREDRLLREVLNTLGRLGPEGGRALLAHMADLSSPARAAAAEALADLVDPGSVTALCALLEWAEDDLRAVVVRALGRTRSPEAVPPLVDLLVAPSLAGAATRALGVLAGSNRTAVLEALEEAVTRRATSAAVAALARVGGAPALPALRQLARDAEPTWRAAAVEAAGEVDGAVGRELARAALADEAVQVRAAGVRAMGRLGGPEAGALLRPALHDEDASVRLAAVEAVGESGATDRASELEALVRHPDGALAVAAVRALARLGMAGPGVLMDAAAHPDAEVVKAALSAGALSAVGVELAVALLGHPRWDVRAAAARVLGDAGGPERLDVARRALEAEADALARQTLSDAVERLSRR
- a CDS encoding putative ABC exporter domain-containing protein, translated to MSFPRAVLFLWTASLRNRIWRQLARLRHPRYLLGLAVALVYLYSAVTRTVGSRSLGGLPGGPRLFAELSLVGSVLGTVFAAWVLGKDQPSLTFTETEVVQLFPAPVTRRALLHYKLMRGLMGATAGALFATLFIGRVVSGTPVLFFLGASLALGTLYLHTTAAAFTRTRLAARGPWGLVLRWGGVALVLVAVAAAMLSALRAHPFPEEISSSRDLRVWLQAMMDSPGLAAVLMPGRVLVEPSLAGSMSGFLHALPPVLALAAAHYAWVVLVEVPFEEAAVVRAETRAKERALRASGQRSGTYTLRKPPFRLLARGRPEVALVWKNLIARKRMAGGFAVFALFIVFGGAIAALLGDARLFTDTRRVVGPLMLTLAVLLTVVGPSAFRMDLRMDLPKLDLLRALPLTGRQVVGAELAASALSVAGLQLSLLAVALLMGPGTEESQLGEWWWPGGLGLAVLLPSLSLAGLFVQNAAVVLFPAWVPADAGQRVRGLEAMGQRLLTMLGTLVVTMAGLVPATLVALLVGLPLYPALEEWTLPLSALGAAVVLVGEVALGVVALGRAFESLDVSEERPE
- a CDS encoding NAD(P)-dependent oxidoreductase, which codes for MKVGFIGLGNMGLPMAKNLLAAGHELTVWNRTQAKAGPLREKGARVANTPAEAARGADVVISMLADDHAVQDAVLGKDGAHAGLGKGAVHVSSSTISVALSEKLTEAHASAGQGYVSAPVFGRPEAADAKQLWVITSGPRADVERVRPLLEVLGRGLTVLGEKPSAANVVKLSGNFLIASMMEALSEAFALTRKSGIEPKLFLEVFQSVFARAPIFERYAQLIAEEKYSPPGFTMKLGLKDVGLVLDAGRGAEVPMPLASLLRDQYLGGVAQGHGDLDWSAIGALVAERAGLKKR
- a CDS encoding response regulator; the protein is MTQQIRALVVDDSQAMRRSIMYALQRISGMVCTEAQDGADGLKKLTQGQFDVVLTDINMPLMDGLKLISHIRQATDHRHVPIVVITTESAAADRERAMKLGASAYLVKPVQAKVVMDTVRDVLKLD
- a CDS encoding ABC transporter ATP-binding protein, which gives rise to MDAVLEVDGLEKVYGDVRAVRGLSFSVAPGEILGLVGPNGAGKTSTLRCLAGILPPSAGRIAVAGNDLKQRTVEAKRALAFLPDEPRFFDYLTVWEHLNFTARLYGVEDWEARGRALLEEMELSGKEKALPGELSRGMKQKLSIACGFLHSPKLILLDEPLTGLDPIGIRRMKASLRRRAEEGSALVLSSHLLPLVEELCHRLLVIAGGRAVALGTLPEIRARLTGPESEGVSLEELFIRITSAATEPGMSSP